AGCAGCAGGAGCATCCTTTTAAGGAGCAGATCTGGCAACTATTCCAATCTGCGGATCGGGCCAATATAGAAATGGCCTTGAGTTGGATTAAAAGTTTGCAGATTCCGATGTTTCAAGAGCTAGAAGGCCTAAAAACGCTATATCGGGCGAGCTGTGGGCAGCGGGTCGTGCAAATGGGGGGCAAAGAGATACAGCAATTATTTTCCTTAGAGCATTTATTTATTCGACAGCGGTCTTTGTATCAGATCCCGGAAGTATTGGGTCGTTTGCAGCAGCTCAAAAAGCTGAGCATATTTCATAGTCGAGCCAAGCGCTTGCCAGCTAGTATTGGGCAATTGCATCAATTGGAAGAGCTACAGATTCAGATGGGGCTAATGGAGGAACTGCCCGAGGAGATCGGGCAGCTAAAGCAATTGCGTCGCCTGCATTTGGGGCAATTGGCGCTTTCTTATTTGCCGAAAAGCATTGGGCAATTGCAGCAGCTAGAAGAACTGCAAGTGGTGGCCTCGCCGCTTATGTATTTGCCCGAGGAAATTGGGCAGTTGTCTAGTTTGCGTAAGCTAGTCGTTGAGCATAGCCAATTAGAGCAGTTGCCTAAAAGCGTTGGGCGTTGTTGTCAGTTGCAAGAGTTGAGTTTGCGAAACAATAAACTCAAGAAGCTCCCCTCTAAGCTTTGTTCTTTACAGCGTTTGCAGTGGTTGGACCTCAGCCAGAATGAGTTGAGGCGTTTGCCTTTTGCCTTGGCGCGTTTGCCCTTGCTACGGCTGTTAAATTTGGATGGGAATCAGTTGGAGAAATTGCCTTGCATTAAAAATTGGGCACTACTCTACGAGCTATCTGTTCGAGATAATCAATTGGCCAAATTG
This genomic interval from Saprospira grandis contains the following:
- a CDS encoding leucine-rich repeat domain-containing protein — protein: MAARAATEKYYYSRYMLVQEEQKQQEHPFKEQIWQLFQSADRANIEMALSWIKSLQIPMFQELEGLKTLYRASCGQRVVQMGGKEIQQLFSLEHLFIRQRSLYQIPEVLGRLQQLKKLSIFHSRAKRLPASIGQLHQLEELQIQMGLMEELPEEIGQLKQLRRLHLGQLALSYLPKSIGQLQQLEELQVVASPLMYLPEEIGQLSSLRKLVVEHSQLEQLPKSVGRCCQLQELSLRNNKLKKLPSKLCSLQRLQWLDLSQNELRRLPFALARLPLLRLLNLDGNQLEKLPCIKNWALLYELSVRDNQLAKLPATIGRLQQLKTVRVENNQLSALPLSIMDLQELRSLNYRKNPLRQKDIDPELIVWLNNNA